A genomic region of Bacteroidales bacterium contains the following coding sequences:
- the hemW gene encoding radical SAM family heme chaperone HemW yields the protein MAGIYIHIPFCKQKCYYCDFYSTTNLKLKDELIKSLIIELELQKEYLGKEIINTIYFGGGTPSVLNVNEIKKIIGKIYQIFQVNEKPEITMEANPDDLNLNYIKQLSKTHINRLSIGIQSFFNDDLKLMNRRHNANEAVRAVKYCQDKGFGNISIDLIYGIPDSTTNKWFINLQKSFELDIQHISAYHLTFEPKTVFTNWLEKGKIKQLNENISVEQYNLLISETKKTGFINYEISNFGKKNHFSQHNIGYWADKKYLGIGPSAHSYDKNTRYWNISNVSKYIQYLKNKELPNETEKLTTKTKYNEYIMTSLRTMWGADIKIIKEKFSIDILKKYQEINEKYLNTNKIIISDNKLILTDKGKIIADKIISEYFLWF from the coding sequence TTGGCAGGAATATATATTCACATACCATTCTGTAAGCAAAAATGCTATTACTGTGATTTTTATTCAACTACTAATCTCAAGTTGAAAGATGAATTAATTAAAAGTTTAATTATTGAACTTGAGTTACAAAAAGAATATCTTGGAAAAGAAATAATCAATACTATTTATTTTGGAGGAGGAACACCATCTGTACTTAATGTAAATGAGATAAAAAAAATAATCGGGAAAATCTATCAAATATTTCAGGTAAACGAAAAACCGGAAATTACAATGGAAGCTAACCCTGATGATTTGAATTTGAATTATATAAAACAACTTTCTAAAACACATATAAACAGGTTAAGTATAGGAATACAATCATTTTTTAATGATGACCTGAAATTAATGAACAGAAGACATAATGCAAATGAAGCGGTAAGAGCAGTTAAATATTGTCAGGATAAAGGATTTGGAAATATAAGTATTGATTTAATTTATGGTATTCCGGATTCAACAACAAATAAGTGGTTTATAAATTTACAAAAATCGTTTGAGCTTGATATTCAGCACATTTCAGCATATCACCTGACATTTGAACCAAAAACTGTTTTTACAAATTGGTTAGAAAAAGGAAAAATTAAACAGTTAAACGAAAATATAAGTGTAGAACAATACAATTTATTGATTTCCGAAACAAAAAAAACTGGATTTATAAATTATGAAATATCAAATTTTGGAAAAAAGAACCATTTTTCACAACACAATATCGGATACTGGGCGGATAAAAAATATCTTGGCATAGGTCCTTCTGCACATTCGTATGATAAAAACACAAGATATTGGAACATATCAAATGTCTCAAAATATATTCAATATTTAAAAAATAAAGAATTACCAAATGAAACAGAAAAACTTACAACAAAAACAAAATATAATGAATACATAATGACTTCTTTAAGAACAATGTGGGGAGCTGATATAAAAATTATAAAAGAAAAATTTAGTATAGATATATTGAAAAAATATCAGGAAATAAATGAAAAATATTTGAATACAAACAAAATTATTATTAGTGATAACAAGTTAATATTAACTGATAAAGGGAAAATTATTGCAGATAAAATTATTTCGGAATATTTTTTATGGTTCTGA